One stretch of Prionailurus viverrinus isolate Anna chromosome C1, UM_Priviv_1.0, whole genome shotgun sequence DNA includes these proteins:
- the NBL1 gene encoding neuroblastoma suppressor of tumorigenicity 1 has protein sequence MMLRVLVGAFLPAMLLAAPPPINKLALFPDKSAWCEAKNITQIVGHSGCEAKSIQNRACLGQCFSYSVPNTFPQSTESLVHCDSCMPAQSMWEIVTLECPGHEEVPRVDKLVEKILHCSCQACGKEPSHGLSVYVQGEDAPGSQPGTRPHPHPGGQTPEPEDPPGAPHAEEEGAED, from the exons ATGATGCTTCGGGTCCTGGTTGGGGCTTTCCTCCCCGCGATGCTGCTGGCCGCCCCACCGCCCATCAACAAGCTGGCACTGTTCCCGGACAAGAGTGCCTGGTGTGAGGCCAAGAACATCACCCAGATCGTGGGCCACAGCGGCTGTGAGGCCAAGTCCATCCAGAACAG GGCCTGCCTAGGACAGTGCTTCAGCTACAGCGTTCCCAACACCTTCCCACAGTCTACGGAGTCCCTGGTTCACTGTGACTCCTGTATGCCGGCCCAGTCCATGTGGGAGATT gtGACCTTGGAGTGCCCCGGCCACGAGGAGGTGCCCAGGGTGGACAAGCTGGTGGAGAAGATCCTGCACTGTAGCTGCCAGGCATGTGGCAAGGAGCCTAGTCACGGGCTGAGTGTCTACGTGCAGGGCGAGGACGCGCCGGGCTCCCAGCCGGGcacccgtccccacccccaccctggaggGCAGACCCCTGAGCCCGAGGACCCGCCCGGGGCCCCCCACGCGGAGGAAGAGGGGGCTGAGGACTGA